ATTCATCATTATATTGGTATTTTCTATTGATGGTTCTCTTACAGTTGTTATAAGATTTTTAGGCGCTCCAACTTCTTCTAATGCTTTATTGATCATCTGAATTAATTTAATAGACACTTTTTTTGCTCTTGGATGCGGACTAAAGACGACCGTATTGCCACCAGCAATCATTGAGATACCATTACTAATAATGGTTTCTGTTGGATTGGTTGTTGGCGTAACGGCTCCTACAACACCAAAAGGACAATATTCTTCTAAAGTCAAACCGTCATCACCTGTTAATGCATGGGTTGTTAAATCCTCTGTTCCTGGTGTTTTTTCTGCTGCTAAGCGATTTTTAATCACTTTATGTTCATAATTACCCATTCCTGTTTCTTCAACTGTTAATTTAGATAGCATTTCTAAATTTTCTTTTTTAAGCACAACATCTCTTATGACCTGAACATATGCTTCTCTTTTTTTCATAGGAGAAGCAAGCAATTTTTTCTGAGCGGTATAAGATGCTTCTACTGCTGCATCCATTGTTTCAAAAACACCAAAGCATGCTTTTGTTAGTTGGCCTTCTTTTACCACTTTATCTAGATTGATTTCTTCTACAACGTCTCTTACGAGTTTTTCAATTAAATTAATGTCCATATTCATCTGTCTGGTTCACCTCTCAATTCAAAATCATCTAACCACTTGCTCTATTCTTTTTTAAAATAACATGATCATTATTTCTTAATGCACTTGCATTGGCTTCATCAAGATCAATATGCATTTCAAGTGCAAAATCTTTTGATACCCGAACAAGCACATTCCCTATAATGCATTTTCTTTGTCCCCAAGTTTCTACTTCTACGATGTCTTTATCTTTTACGCCAAGTTCTTCTGCTTTCTGGGGTGTCATATGGATATGTCTAAGAGCAACAATGGCACCATTAGGTATTTTGACACTTCCCTTTGGTCCGATAATGGTTAATCCCGGCGTATTGTCTAATTGCCCAGACTCCCTAATAGGGGCTTTTACACCTAATTTAAAACTATCGGTTAATGAGATTTCTACCTGGGTGTTTTTTCTTAAGGGACCTAATATGCGTACATTTTCTATGGTGCCTTTTGGACCACGTATGCTAACGGTTTCTAGTGCAGCATATTGACCGGGTTGTTTCAAATCTTTTAATTTTTGTAAAGTATACCCTTCACCAAATAGCTTTTCCATATCAGATTTCTTTAAATGTATGTGACGATTGGAAACACCAATAGGAATTTTATATTGATTAAGTACATTGATTTTTTCTATAACCATTCTTGTAACCTGTCTTATGATTGCTTCTTGAGACATTTTATCACCTACCCTTGCATTCTTTTACCGATTCAAATTGATAACCGGCATAATAAAATTATGCCTTAGTGGTAGGCAATATTTTTTCTGTATCTGCATGGGGTCTTGGAATAACGTGTGAAGATACAACTTCTCCAACATTATTTGCTGCTGCAATACCAGCGTCTACAGAAGCTTTTACTGCACCAACATCACCTCTAACCATAACCGTTACAAGTCCTGATCCTATTTTTTCATAACCGACTAGTACAACATTTGCTGCTTTTGTCATGGCATCTGCCGCTTCTATGGCACCAACTAATCCTTTTGTTTCTATCATTCCTAATGTTTCATTACTCATATAATTGTCCTCCTTGTTTTCTGATTATATTTTTGTTTTTTAAAATTAAAATAAAAAGTTAATAACAAACATTGCTATAAATATGGTTGCTGCTGGTGGATCAAAATGGGTATCACCATGCTCATTAAATACATTAGAAGCCAAATCACCTAATAATGTACACAGTATAGCTGTAATAATCCCTACAAAGATGTTGCCAC
This genomic interval from Natranaerovirga hydrolytica contains the following:
- a CDS encoding phosphate propanoyltransferase yields the protein MSQEAIIRQVTRMVIEKINVLNQYKIPIGVSNRHIHLKKSDMEKLFGEGYTLQKLKDLKQPGQYAALETVSIRGPKGTIENVRILGPLRKNTQVEISLTDSFKLGVKAPIRESGQLDNTPGLTIIGPKGSVKIPNGAIVALRHIHMTPQKAEELGVKDKDIVEVETWGQRKCIIGNVLVRVSKDFALEMHIDLDEANASALRNNDHVILKKNRASG
- a CDS encoding BMC domain-containing protein — protein: MSNETLGMIETKGLVGAIEAADAMTKAANVVLVGYEKIGSGLVTVMVRGDVGAVKASVDAGIAAANNVGEVVSSHVIPRPHADTEKILPTTKA